The Pontibacillus halophilus JSM 076056 = DSM 19796 genome has a window encoding:
- a CDS encoding MATE family efflux transporter — protein MNETHDLLRNQPVRRVFFHYFIPSLFGLMLMSVNILIDGIFVGNGVGSVALGSVNLAMPVFSLLLSISLWIGIGGGTLYSMHVGSGADTEARSVFSLSVFTTVVLVLLIGGVGYFNVGEIAGILGANEDTLPYVIDYLAIMFLFGWLMALQQLISIFVRNDGSPRLSMISLAVTAVSNIGLNYYMIFVLELGVKGAAIGTVIAEGIGLLVILTHFMKKGTKLRAFAFRWSWKSLRSIFSIGFPSYLAEMGMLVFVTGYNLAVVGLAGTEGVAAFSVINYLHGFMFLSFFGIESALQPMISFYYGARQSDRIKRSVEIGERAALILGVSLFAIGLLAAPLLITLFGLESQAIKDLAIQGIRLFFIAYLFMGFNFIYMTYFQSIGQIRPSIFIIVLRSFILMLFFLWILPKGFGISGVWLSVPVAEALVAIGLFVTVRKRVRSGVYHQRPTTNEMNG, from the coding sequence ATGAATGAGACACACGATCTATTAAGAAATCAACCCGTTCGTCGCGTGTTTTTCCACTACTTTATCCCTTCATTATTCGGACTAATGCTTATGTCAGTGAACATCTTAATTGATGGGATTTTCGTTGGTAACGGAGTTGGCTCTGTAGCGCTCGGGAGTGTGAACCTTGCGATGCCTGTCTTCTCCTTGCTCCTATCGATCTCGCTATGGATTGGAATCGGTGGGGGTACGCTCTATTCCATGCACGTAGGTTCAGGAGCAGATACGGAAGCGAGGAGTGTCTTTTCCTTGTCCGTGTTCACTACCGTTGTGCTCGTACTACTAATTGGTGGGGTCGGGTACTTCAATGTGGGGGAAATTGCGGGTATATTAGGGGCAAATGAAGATACGCTCCCTTACGTAATTGATTATTTAGCCATTATGTTCCTATTTGGTTGGCTGATGGCTTTGCAGCAGTTGATTAGTATCTTCGTTCGGAACGATGGAAGTCCGAGGCTATCTATGATTTCTCTTGCTGTAACGGCGGTTTCAAATATTGGGTTAAACTACTACATGATATTCGTTCTTGAACTTGGTGTGAAGGGTGCCGCAATTGGGACTGTGATTGCCGAAGGGATTGGTCTACTTGTAATCCTGACGCACTTCATGAAGAAGGGGACAAAGTTAAGGGCGTTCGCGTTTCGCTGGTCGTGGAAGTCGTTACGCAGTATTTTCTCAATTGGCTTCCCAAGTTACCTTGCAGAAATGGGAATGCTTGTCTTTGTGACCGGATACAACCTTGCTGTAGTAGGATTAGCTGGAACAGAAGGTGTGGCTGCCTTTTCTGTCATTAACTACTTGCATGGGTTTATGTTCTTATCTTTCTTTGGCATTGAATCTGCCTTACAACCAATGATTAGCTTCTATTACGGCGCTCGGCAAAGCGATCGAATTAAACGAAGCGTTGAGATTGGTGAACGGGCAGCACTCATCCTAGGTGTCAGCCTCTTTGCAATCGGTCTGTTGGCTGCACCGCTTCTGATTACGTTATTTGGACTCGAGTCACAAGCAATTAAAGACCTAGCGATACAAGGGATTCGTCTTTTCTTTATCGCCTATCTGTTCATGGGCTTTAACTTTATTTATATGACGTATTTCCAATCGATTGGCCAGATTCGACCATCTATCTTCATCATTGTGCTAAGAAGCTTTATCCTCATGCTTTTCTTCCTTTGGATTCTGCCTAAAGGGTTCGGCATTTCTGGTGTGTGGTTGTCTGTTCCAGTAGCGGAGGCACTCGTTGCGATTGGATTGTTTGTAACGGTTCGAAAGCGTGTCCGGAGTGGGGTATATCATCAACGACCGACAACGAACGAAATGAATGGATAG
- a CDS encoding MerR family transcriptional regulator gives MKRQFKVGEVSKLFMIPQSTLRYYDEIGLFQPSETDPENQYRYYSVDQFVVLDTIIFLRKNGFTLKDIKAQLDQRTPQNTKVLLEKKLQEVQEEIQRMKRVAMKIEGKLSTIDEGLELVEEPGLFIKYYPRRPITFLYYNEPIDLIDELGDLYVQEMEQLSSPSMEYNGFFSGDIGTMVDEASLDGRTRLKYKGVFELHHGEAWKEEQAYLEEGWYACYPYKGSYASIKEGYDTLLHELEREAYERIGPLIEIAMLDDSIVLDPEDYVTVIAVRISR, from the coding sequence ATGAAACGGCAGTTTAAAGTGGGAGAAGTCTCAAAGTTATTCATGATTCCACAATCGACGCTTAGGTATTACGATGAAATCGGTCTCTTTCAGCCGTCAGAAACAGACCCTGAGAATCAATACCGGTACTACTCGGTTGATCAGTTCGTGGTGCTCGATACGATTATCTTTCTACGTAAGAACGGCTTCACGTTGAAAGATATAAAAGCGCAGTTGGATCAACGCACTCCTCAAAATACAAAGGTGTTATTGGAGAAGAAGCTTCAAGAAGTGCAGGAGGAAATCCAGCGGATGAAGCGGGTGGCCATGAAAATTGAGGGGAAACTCTCAACTATAGATGAGGGATTGGAGCTAGTTGAAGAGCCTGGCCTATTCATCAAGTACTATCCGAGACGTCCTATTACCTTTCTATACTATAATGAGCCCATTGACTTGATTGATGAACTTGGAGATTTGTACGTGCAGGAGATGGAGCAGTTGTCGTCCCCATCCATGGAATACAACGGCTTTTTCTCTGGTGATATTGGAACGATGGTTGATGAGGCCAGCTTGGATGGACGGACGCGCTTGAAGTATAAGGGTGTGTTCGAACTACACCATGGAGAAGCGTGGAAGGAGGAGCAGGCGTATTTAGAAGAAGGGTGGTATGCCTGTTACCCTTATAAAGGTTCTTATGCATCCATTAAAGAAGGCTATGATACGTTACTGCATGAACTGGAAAGAGAAGCTTATGAGCGGATTGGACCGCTGATTGAAATCGCGATGTTGGACGACTCAATTGTTCTAGACCCAGAGGACTATGTAACGGTTATAGCGGTTCGGATTTCTCGCTAA
- a CDS encoding barstar family protein translates to MDTWKQLMLTGSVKKYRENQVLHRYQEELMNEGFTVYTFDCRLWDECNYHRDLATTLHFPDYYGNNLHALHDCLTELEAEGGGILLVFTHYDRFAEQFPPVAHAILDTIQAAAWELLLEQVKLVAFVQMSEEDLPFEQLGVRHAEWNDAEFL, encoded by the coding sequence ATGGATACATGGAAGCAACTTATGTTGACTGGTTCGGTAAAGAAGTATCGTGAAAATCAGGTCCTGCATCGCTATCAGGAAGAACTTATGAATGAGGGATTTACTGTCTACACGTTTGACTGTAGGCTTTGGGATGAGTGTAACTACCATAGAGATTTAGCCACTACCCTTCATTTCCCGGACTATTATGGCAACAACCTACATGCACTGCATGATTGCTTGACTGAACTAGAAGCTGAAGGAGGGGGAATCCTGTTGGTGTTTACGCATTATGATCGATTTGCGGAACAATTCCCTCCCGTTGCTCATGCCATACTGGATACCATTCAAGCCGCGGCTTGGGAATTGTTGTTAGAGCAAGTGAAACTGGTTGCATTTGTGCAAATGAGCGAAGAGGACCTCCCGTTTGAGCAGCTAGGTGTACGACATGCAGAATGGAACGACGCAGAATTCCTTTAG
- a CDS encoding MFS transporter: MKSVQIGIKENLLNFIMLVLTNFFVGSMVGLERTVLPVIGEEDFGLASASAALSFIISFGFSKAIVNYFAGAIADRLGRKKVLLIGWGFGIVVPLLVIFADAWWMVVVANIFLGLNQGLAWSMTVNMKIDLAKPAERGFAVGMNEFAGYIGVAAMAALSGLIATNFSNRPEPFYVGIVIVVIGFLLSLFITDTSAHMKAQAQLSTKSEEKKPAREVFKLTTYGNKNLSSNTFAGLSTNLKDGMAWGLFPLFFTGVGLSVSEIGLIVAVYPAAWGFFQLFTGTISDRIGRKKLIVGGMWLQAFSLWMVLTVNGYSLWVIAAVLLGLGTAMVYPTLQASISDVAGPAWRASAMGVYRFWRDSGYAFGALFAGLLTDLLSVEWAIGLVALLPFLAGVVAATRLDETLPSQ, translated from the coding sequence GTGAAATCAGTACAAATTGGTATAAAGGAAAACCTGTTAAATTTTATCATGCTCGTGTTAACAAATTTCTTCGTAGGTTCCATGGTCGGGTTAGAGCGAACTGTTCTTCCTGTCATCGGAGAGGAAGACTTTGGATTAGCCTCTGCTAGTGCGGCCTTATCCTTTATTATTAGCTTTGGCTTCTCGAAAGCCATCGTCAATTACTTTGCAGGTGCCATCGCCGATCGATTAGGTAGGAAAAAGGTGCTTCTAATTGGCTGGGGCTTCGGAATTGTTGTGCCATTGCTCGTCATTTTCGCAGATGCGTGGTGGATGGTCGTCGTTGCGAACATCTTCCTTGGCTTGAATCAAGGTCTTGCTTGGTCGATGACAGTGAACATGAAGATAGACTTGGCAAAGCCGGCAGAAAGAGGCTTTGCGGTGGGAATGAATGAGTTCGCTGGCTATATCGGGGTCGCGGCAATGGCGGCTTTATCAGGGTTAATTGCGACAAATTTCTCGAATCGCCCTGAACCATTCTATGTAGGCATTGTCATCGTGGTCATTGGCTTCTTATTATCGCTATTCATCACGGATACGAGCGCTCATATGAAAGCTCAAGCGCAGTTGTCCACTAAGAGTGAGGAGAAAAAGCCAGCCCGAGAGGTGTTCAAGCTCACAACGTATGGGAATAAAAACTTGTCGAGCAATACGTTCGCCGGCTTAAGCACGAACCTTAAAGATGGTATGGCTTGGGGGCTCTTCCCGCTGTTCTTTACAGGAGTCGGACTATCTGTAAGCGAGATTGGCCTGATAGTGGCGGTGTATCCCGCTGCTTGGGGCTTCTTCCAGCTCTTCACGGGCACCATAAGCGACCGCATAGGAAGGAAGAAGCTCATTGTTGGAGGGATGTGGCTTCAAGCGTTTTCGTTATGGATGGTCTTAACTGTGAATGGGTACAGCTTATGGGTGATTGCCGCCGTTCTATTAGGGCTCGGGACCGCCATGGTGTACCCGACGTTGCAAGCGTCGATTAGCGACGTCGCAGGCCCAGCTTGGCGTGCTTCAGCCATGGGTGTTTATCGCTTTTGGCGAGACAGTGGGTATGCATTCGGTGCACTATTCGCCGGTCTACTCACCGATTTATTAAGCGTTGAATGGGCAATCGGACTTGTCGCGTTGCTTCCATTCCTTGCTGGGGTGGTTGCTGCAACAAGGTTAGATGAGACGCTTCCATCGCAATAA
- the chrA gene encoding chromate efflux transporter: MQKLKTLLEILLASTKLGLTSFGGPVAHLAYFKDEYIDRRKWLDDKTYADIIALCQFLPGPASSQVGISIGMLRGGILGGLVSWFGFTVPSILVLVVFAMLYQTLTLDDAIFIHSLKVVAAAVVLHALIGLGKKLTPDLTRKAFALVAATVMLLFPSAWVQILIILTAGLVGLWLFKDKAETKVQPFEISISKKAGITSLSVLILLLVSLPIVTRFVEHPLLTIFDIFFRVGSLVFGGGHVVLPMLEREVVPQGFLSPDEFLAGYGMAQAVPGPLFTFSSYLGTMMEGVIGAIVATVGMFLPSFLLIIAALPFLNTLRQKKSFQGVLMGVNASVVGILLAAFYDPVLKSSILDASDFALGAILFALLNMWKVPAWMIVILGVVGGYVIHFIG, translated from the coding sequence TTGCAGAAACTAAAGACGTTACTAGAAATCTTACTAGCGTCAACTAAGCTTGGCTTAACATCATTCGGTGGGCCTGTTGCTCACTTAGCTTATTTCAAAGATGAATACATCGACCGTCGCAAATGGCTCGATGACAAGACCTATGCAGACATCATTGCGTTGTGTCAGTTCCTCCCTGGACCGGCTAGTTCCCAGGTTGGAATTTCAATCGGGATGCTCCGTGGTGGCATACTCGGAGGACTTGTCTCATGGTTCGGATTTACTGTGCCATCTATTCTTGTACTTGTCGTCTTCGCCATGTTGTACCAGACACTAACGCTTGATGATGCGATATTTATCCACAGCTTGAAGGTCGTCGCAGCAGCTGTTGTCTTGCATGCGTTAATCGGACTTGGCAAGAAGTTAACACCAGATCTGACGCGAAAGGCGTTCGCTCTTGTGGCAGCGACCGTTATGCTCTTATTCCCATCCGCTTGGGTGCAAATCTTAATCATTCTAACGGCAGGACTTGTTGGACTTTGGCTCTTCAAAGATAAAGCAGAGACGAAGGTGCAGCCATTTGAAATTTCTATCTCGAAGAAAGCGGGAATCACTTCTCTTAGTGTACTGATCTTATTGCTCGTATCCTTACCCATTGTGACCCGCTTCGTTGAACATCCGTTGTTAACAATCTTCGATATCTTCTTCCGTGTTGGTTCTCTTGTATTCGGCGGGGGCCACGTCGTCTTGCCGATGCTCGAGCGTGAAGTGGTGCCACAAGGGTTCCTCTCACCAGATGAATTCCTTGCGGGGTATGGGATGGCGCAAGCCGTACCTGGACCGCTCTTCACGTTCTCCAGTTACTTGGGAACAATGATGGAAGGTGTAATTGGCGCAATCGTAGCGACAGTTGGCATGTTCTTGCCATCATTCTTACTCATCATTGCGGCGTTGCCGTTCCTAAATACCTTACGCCAGAAGAAATCATTCCAAGGTGTCCTTATGGGTGTGAATGCAAGTGTGGTTGGAATTCTCCTTGCTGCATTCTACGACCCCGTCCTCAAAAGCTCAATCTTGGATGCTTCTGATTTCGCATTAGGTGCAATCTTATTTGCGCTCTTAAACATGTGGAAGGTGCCCGCGTGGATGATTGTGATCCTTGGTGTCGTTGGCGGTTATGTCATTCATTTCATAGGTTAA
- a CDS encoding PadR family transcriptional regulator, with translation MDNKVLRKLFHGFIHIHILHHAGEEPIYGTWMLEELREHGYDISPGTLYPILHNMEVDGLLSKEEVNVDGKIRKYYRSTDKGEEVLVEARAKAYELFKEIK, from the coding sequence TTGGATAACAAGGTGTTACGGAAGTTATTCCATGGCTTCATCCACATTCACATTCTTCATCATGCGGGCGAAGAGCCGATTTATGGAACGTGGATGTTGGAGGAGCTTCGGGAGCATGGGTACGACATAAGCCCGGGGACGCTCTATCCCATTCTTCACAACATGGAGGTGGACGGACTCTTATCTAAAGAAGAAGTGAACGTAGACGGGAAAATCCGTAAGTACTACCGCTCCACTGACAAAGGGGAAGAGGTGCTCGTTGAAGCGCGTGCAAAAGCGTACGAGCTGTTCAAAGAAATCAAATAG
- the guaC gene encoding GMP reductase translates to MENVFDYEDIQLIPAKCVVNSRSECDTSITLGGYTFKLPVVPANMQTIIDEKIATFLAERGYFYVMHRFEPETRVDFIKEMQSRGLIASISVGVKEEEYDFVKQLAEARLVPEFITIDIAHGHSNAVISMIQHIKEYLPSSFVIAGNVGTPEAVRELENAGADATKVGIGPGKVCITKIKTGFGTGGWQLAALRWCAKAASKPIIADGGIRTHGDIAKSIRFGASMVMIGSLFAGHEESPGETTEVDGRLVKEYFGSASEFQKGEKKNVEGKKMYVEHKGNLADTLTEMEQDLQSAISYAGGTKLETIRTVDYVVVKNSIFNGDKVY, encoded by the coding sequence ATGGAAAATGTATTTGATTACGAAGATATTCAACTAATTCCCGCGAAATGTGTCGTAAACAGTCGTTCAGAATGTGATACGTCCATTACACTAGGCGGTTATACATTTAAGCTTCCAGTTGTCCCAGCTAACATGCAGACCATTATCGACGAGAAGATTGCGACTTTCTTAGCCGAAAGAGGTTACTTCTATGTCATGCACCGCTTCGAACCAGAGACGCGCGTTGATTTCATTAAAGAAATGCAAAGTCGTGGATTGATTGCATCCATTAGTGTAGGCGTTAAAGAAGAAGAGTACGACTTTGTTAAACAATTGGCAGAAGCACGCCTTGTTCCTGAATTCATTACAATCGACATTGCGCACGGCCACTCCAACGCCGTCATCTCTATGATTCAGCATATTAAAGAATACTTGCCAAGTAGCTTCGTCATTGCAGGGAACGTCGGCACACCTGAAGCCGTACGTGAACTTGAGAACGCAGGCGCAGACGCTACGAAAGTCGGCATCGGCCCTGGTAAAGTGTGCATCACAAAGATTAAAACCGGATTCGGCACAGGCGGCTGGCAGCTCGCAGCGCTTCGCTGGTGTGCGAAAGCTGCTTCTAAACCAATTATCGCAGACGGTGGGATCCGTACACACGGAGATATCGCGAAGTCCATCCGCTTTGGTGCATCCATGGTCATGATTGGCTCCCTATTCGCTGGGCACGAAGAATCTCCAGGCGAAACAACAGAAGTCGACGGCAGACTCGTAAAAGAATACTTCGGATCCGCATCCGAATTCCAAAAAGGTGAAAAGAAAAACGTAGAAGGCAAGAAAATGTACGTAGAACACAAAGGAAACCTAGCCGACACTCTTACAGAAATGGAACAAGACCTTCAATCTGCTATCTCTTATGCAGGTGGAACGAAGCTTGAAACCATCCGTACAGTCGACTACGTAGTCGTGAAGAACTCCATCTTTAACGGCGATAAAGTCTATTAA
- a CDS encoding tubby C-terminal domain-like protein encodes MYTYRFYNVFSTKASPIVDDTNRTIGSVARYYESSSKRIVDKLLKGRIFVNYQVTDANQQVVFLSKKATNPFNRRQYHLSYFKNNEEHNVHLIDQKTFDLGETTTFDYNGGTYELIKQPLEKAIIKKDGTLVAEWDNTMSVPSKAHFELRDEDYKEDELFFLGVFHTYFHAG; translated from the coding sequence CTGTATACTTATCGTTTCTACAATGTCTTCTCAACGAAAGCTTCACCGATTGTCGACGACACGAACCGCACGATAGGTTCCGTTGCGAGATACTACGAAAGCTCCAGTAAGAGAATCGTAGATAAGCTACTAAAAGGACGAATATTTGTGAATTACCAAGTGACTGATGCTAACCAGCAAGTTGTTTTCTTATCAAAGAAAGCTACAAATCCATTCAATAGAAGACAATACCACCTCTCCTACTTTAAGAACAATGAAGAACACAACGTCCATCTTATTGACCAGAAGACCTTTGACCTCGGTGAAACCACGACGTTTGATTACAACGGTGGCACGTATGAGCTGATTAAGCAGCCTCTCGAGAAAGCCATCATTAAGAAGGATGGCACCCTTGTCGCAGAATGGGATAACACGATGTCGGTTCCCTCTAAAGCTCACTTTGAACTAAGAGATGAGGACTATAAAGAGGATGAACTATTCTTCTTGGGCGTATTTCACACCTATTTCCACGCTGGATGA